The following proteins are co-located in the Hyalangium minutum genome:
- the glgX gene encoding glycogen debranching protein GlgX produces MGIEVWPGKPYPRGATYDGTGVNFAVYSQVATRVEICLFDSNNPSKEIARFDLPEVTEFVWHGYVHGLEPGTLYGLRVHGPYDPARGQRCNPHKLLVDPYAKALFGEVDWKQPVFGYTLGNKDQDLARDEQDSAAGIPKGVVVSDFFDWGNDRRPDVPWRKTVIYEAHVRGLTKLHPAVPEHQRGTYAGLAHPAVIEHMQKLGITAVELLPVHEAADDSFLNEKGLSNYWGYSTLNYFAPDQYFASRRTPGSQVAEFKSMVKALHAAGIEVILDVVYNHTCEGNHLGPSISLKGIDNAAYYWLMPDPRYYLDFTGCGNSLNASLPQAARLIADSLRYWVTEMHVDGFRFDLATTLGRAGKGEFSPNAPLFQIINQDPVLSKVKLIAEPWDVGMGGYQVGHFPAPWREWNGKYRDAVRRYWKGDENLAGEVGYRLAGSSDMFQEARRRPQATINFVTAHDGFTLHDLVTYSHKHNEANGEHNRDGADDNQAWNCGVEGETDNPDVVALRERQKRNLLASLFLSQGVPMLVAGDEMGRTQGGNNNAYCQDNELSWVDWNLDARRKALLEFTSRIIQFRHRQPVLQRRRFFQGEHIWDSHFKDLSWYRPDGTEMGAADWEKPFVRSLAFLLGGDAIPTPDERGQRIIGSGLLVLLNAHHEPVRFTVPQSPEGKRWVLEFYTGDDSVSTEPVKPGPFELTGRSLAVFREAPRDDKA; encoded by the coding sequence ATGGGAATCGAAGTGTGGCCAGGGAAGCCTTACCCCCGTGGGGCGACGTACGACGGCACCGGAGTGAACTTCGCGGTCTACTCCCAGGTCGCGACCCGGGTAGAGATCTGCCTGTTTGATTCGAACAACCCCTCCAAGGAGATCGCCCGGTTTGATCTGCCCGAGGTGACGGAGTTCGTCTGGCACGGCTACGTGCACGGCCTGGAGCCGGGCACCTTGTACGGTCTGCGCGTGCACGGCCCGTATGATCCCGCGCGCGGCCAACGCTGCAACCCGCATAAGCTGCTGGTGGATCCCTACGCCAAGGCGCTCTTCGGCGAGGTGGACTGGAAGCAGCCGGTGTTCGGCTACACGCTCGGCAACAAGGACCAGGACCTGGCGCGCGACGAGCAGGACAGCGCCGCCGGCATTCCCAAGGGCGTGGTGGTCAGCGACTTCTTCGACTGGGGCAATGACCGGCGCCCGGATGTCCCCTGGCGCAAGACGGTCATCTACGAGGCCCACGTGCGTGGCCTCACCAAGCTCCACCCCGCCGTGCCCGAGCACCAGCGCGGCACCTACGCGGGCCTGGCCCACCCGGCCGTCATCGAGCACATGCAGAAGCTGGGCATCACCGCCGTGGAGTTGCTCCCGGTGCACGAGGCGGCGGACGACTCGTTCCTCAACGAAAAGGGCCTGTCCAACTACTGGGGCTACAGCACACTCAACTACTTCGCCCCCGATCAGTACTTCGCCAGCCGCCGCACCCCGGGCTCGCAGGTGGCCGAGTTCAAGTCCATGGTGAAGGCCCTGCACGCGGCCGGCATCGAAGTGATTCTGGACGTCGTCTACAACCACACGTGCGAGGGCAACCACCTGGGCCCGAGCATCTCACTCAAGGGCATCGACAACGCGGCGTACTACTGGCTCATGCCGGACCCGCGCTACTACCTGGACTTCACCGGGTGCGGGAACAGCTTGAACGCCTCGCTGCCCCAGGCCGCGCGCCTCATCGCGGACTCGCTGCGCTACTGGGTCACCGAGATGCACGTGGACGGGTTCCGCTTCGACCTGGCCACCACGCTGGGCCGCGCGGGCAAGGGCGAGTTCAGCCCCAACGCGCCGCTGTTCCAGATCATCAACCAGGACCCGGTGCTCAGTAAGGTGAAGCTCATCGCCGAGCCGTGGGACGTGGGCATGGGCGGCTACCAGGTGGGCCACTTCCCGGCGCCGTGGCGCGAATGGAACGGCAAGTACCGCGACGCCGTGCGCCGCTACTGGAAGGGCGACGAGAACCTCGCGGGCGAGGTGGGCTACCGGCTGGCGGGCTCCTCGGACATGTTCCAGGAGGCGCGGCGCCGGCCCCAGGCCACCATCAACTTCGTCACCGCCCACGACGGCTTCACCCTGCACGACCTCGTCACCTACAGCCATAAGCACAACGAGGCCAACGGCGAGCACAACCGCGACGGCGCGGACGACAACCAGGCCTGGAACTGCGGCGTGGAGGGCGAGACGGACAACCCGGACGTCGTCGCCCTGCGCGAGCGGCAGAAGCGCAACCTGCTGGCCTCGCTCTTTCTGTCGCAGGGCGTGCCCATGCTGGTGGCGGGCGACGAGATGGGCCGCACCCAGGGCGGCAACAACAACGCCTACTGCCAGGACAACGAGCTCTCCTGGGTGGACTGGAACCTGGACGCGCGCCGCAAGGCGCTGCTGGAGTTCACCTCGCGCATCATCCAGTTCCGCCACCGCCAGCCCGTGCTGCAGCGGCGCCGCTTCTTCCAGGGCGAGCACATCTGGGATTCGCACTTCAAGGACCTCTCCTGGTACCGGCCGGACGGCACGGAGATGGGCGCGGCGGACTGGGAGAAGCCCTTCGTGCGCTCGCTGGCGTTCCTGCTGGGTGGCGATGCCATCCCGACTCCGGACGAGCGAGGCCAGCGCATCATCGGCTCCGGGCTGCTGGTGCTCCTCAACGCCCACCACGAGCCGGTGCGCTTCACGGTGCCGCAATCCCCCGAGGGCAAGCGGTGGGTGCTCGAGTTCTACACGGGGGATGACTCGGTGAGCACGGAGCCGGTGAAGCCCGGCCCCTTCGAGCTCACGGGCCGCTCGCTCGCGGTGTTCCGCGAGGCCCCGCGCGACGACAAGGCCTGA